From the genome of Syngnathus acus chromosome 24, fSynAcu1.2, whole genome shotgun sequence, one region includes:
- the LOC119117616 gene encoding sentrin-specific protease 6-like isoform X5 has product MAHNTGQFLHAPERSEARPNGGSSKPEWSFPVRAGRADEDKRGDSGVTTARDTDKRALMSSDGSKSPTLRSLSSADPLRTYEKCSSGVVRHKRFSFVASSLRASNYFIINPAPSQGLLLQGRRFQHAQMTSCLRKEASGGAPQADDEVLTCAGESDDERSDIKRLVQHKRRGSATAAIYQTPCEDGDPCGNGPPCANGPPCANGPPCANSLACVSPPPPLRCQPCKGSPRADALPADGRSPLPAGPSYCHAAARKSARGRRKPADRRLDHPIVLSSDDEADDSGGVGSSGAGSGGAGNGGSPRPADSAHSSPAPCGGRVEAAVKSGGQQEQLSADLFEDTRIVIPRRSRMKDQFGKRPDSPRSKRSKVESLKCASIILPCRSVRVGTLRRMVTEPVVFSVEHVQLEMEGPEPHTVEKVSLRASELISCEWCSARKLPVLFFQTGPDECLRLRTQLGMTRECGGQWYDCAGQQSDEKYVVLIFVDGLDMKEQMILEDILGAIGGNNNIDNFPAKLSFDEANVRLVNFNKATKLKQDKVLPSLPPSVRKHSAARTKLRFHQRCVSRVQLKGVAARRSPLRRTFNAASFLEHEERDAADQRPTFSGPVIRLMVYPPPPAKGGISVTSEDLHCLNDGEFLNDVIIDFYLKYLVLEKLKKEDAQRIHVFSSFFYKRLTQREKGAVPDRSNNLPIHKRKHNRVKTWTRHVDLFDKDFIFVPINESAHWYLAVVCFPGTDPPSEELPEHCRPLSPDTDLLDGPPRGAGSPPSPDRPADEGRASELQQISVRYADEDALASDEQSSSQDDCSDDGGPASDASASEDSAPASDASSWAGRVHRAKQPCILIMDSLRGPARSTVVKTLREYLEVEWHVRKGTQRSFGRDLMKGSSPRVPQQDNFSDCGIYILQYVESFFENPIANFQPPINLSEWFPQQRMKSKRQEITSLILHIQARQEADKLRAERPEAWSASSEEAEIEETPGGVLANPPLT; this is encoded by the exons ATGGCCCATAACACGGGCCAGTTCTTACACG CCCCGGAAAGATCGGAGGCTCGTCCAAACGGCGGCAGCAGCAAACCCGAGTGGAGCTTCCCAGTGCGCGCCGGCCGAGCAGATGAGGACAAGCGCGGCGA CTCCGGCGTGACGACCGCGCGGGATACGGACAAGCGAGCGCTCATGTCCTCGGACGGGAGCAAG TCTCCCACTCTGAGGAGCCTTTCCTCCGCTGACCCCCTGAGGACGTATGAAAAGTGCTCCAGCGGTGTTGTGAGGCACAAGAGGTTCAG CTTTGTGGCGTCCTCGCTGCGCGCCAGCAACTACTTCATCATAAACCCCGCCCCTTCGCAAGGACTGCTGCTGCAGGGCCGCCGTTTTCAGCACGCGCAGATGACCTCCTGCCTCAG GAAGGAGGCGAGTGGCGGCGCGCCGCAGGCGGATGACGAGGTGCTGACGTGCGCCGGCGAGTCAG ACGACGAGCGCTCCGACATCAAACGTCTGGTCCAGCACAAGAGGAGAGGATCGGCG ACGGCAGCCATCTACCAGACGCCGTGCGAGGATGGCGACCCCTGCGGGAACGGTCCGCCGTGCGCAAACGGTCCGCCGTGCGCAAACGGTCCGCCGTGCGCAAACAGTCTGGCGTGCGTGTCGCCCCCGCCGCCCCTCCGTTGTCAGCCTTGCAAGGGGTCCCCCCGCGCCGACGCTCTGCCCGCCGACGGCCGATCTCCTCTGCCGGCCGGCCCGTCTTACTGCCACGCCGCCGCTCGCAAGTCGGCCAGAGGGAGGCGCAAGCCGGCGGACCGCCGGCTCGACCACCCCA TCGTCCTGTCCAGCGACGACGAGGCAGACGACAGCGGCGGCGTGGGAAGCAGCGGTGCGGGAAGCGGCGGCGCGGGAAACGGCGGCTCGCCGCGGCCCGCCGACTCGGCGCACTCGTCGCCGGCGCCCTGCGGCGGCCGAGTGGAGGCAGCGGTGAAAAGCGGCGGCCAACAGGAGCAGCTGAGCGCTGACTTGTTTGAGGACACCAGGATTGTGATACCGCGCCGCAGCAGAATGAAGGACCAG TTTGGAAAGCGGCCCGATTCTCCCAGAAGCAAGCGATCCAAAGTGGAGTCGCTCAAATGCGCCAGCATCATTCTGCCGTGCCGGAGCGTCCGCGTGGGAACGCTGCGAAGGATGGTGACCGAGCCTGTGGTG TTTTCCGTGGAGCACGTCCAGCTGGAGATGGAAG GGCCGGAACCCCACACGGTGGAGAAGGTGTCGCTGCGGGCCTCGGAGCTCATCAGCTGCGAGTGGTGCAGCGCCCGCAAGCTGCCGGTCTTGTTCTTCCAGACCGGTCCGGACGAGTGCCTTCGCCTGCGCACGCAGCTGGGCATGACGCGCGAGTGCGGCGGCCAGTGGTACGACTGCGCCGGACAAC AGTCGGACGAGAAGTACGTGGTGCTCATCTTTGTGGACGGCCTGGATATGAAGGAGCAGATGATCCTGGAAGACATTTTGGGCGCCATTGGcggaaacaacaacattgaCAACTTTCCCGCCAAGCTGTCCTTTGACGAGGCCAACGTGCGCCTGGTCAACTTCAACAAGGCCACCAAGCTGAAGCAAGATAAGGtgcttccctccctccctccgtctGTCCGCAAACACAGCGCCGCCCGCACCAAATTGCGCTTCCATCAAAGATGCGTATCCCGTGTGCAGTTAAAGGGCGTTGCGGCGCGGCGCTCGCCGCTCAGGAGGACCTTCAACGCGGCGAGCTTCCTCGAGCACGAGGAGCGGGACGCGGCCGACCAGCGGCCCACCTTCTCCGGGCCCGTGATCAG GCTGATGGTGTACCCACCTCCTCCGGCCAAAGGGGGCATCTCGGTCACCAGCGAGGACCTCCACTGCCTTAACGACGGAGAGTTCctcaatgatgtcatcatcgatttttatttaaa ATATTTAGTGTTGGAGAAACTGAAGAAAGAAGATGCCCAAAGAATCCATGTGTTCAGCTCCTTCTTCTACAAGCGTCTCACCCAAAGGGAGAAGGGTGCCGTTCCCGACAGGAGCAACAACCTTCC TATCCACAAACGCAAGCACAACAGGGTGAAGACGTGGACGCGCCACGTGGATTTGTTCGACAAGGACTTTATCTTTGTTCCCATCAACGAGTC GGCTCACTGGTACTTGGCGGTCGTTTGCTTCCCGGGCACGGACCCCCCGTCGGAGGAGCTGCCGGAGCACTGCCGCCCGCTATCCCCGGACACGGACTTGCTGGACGGACCCCCGCGGGGCGCCGGCTCCCCTCCGTCACCCGACCGCCCTGCCGACGAGGGCCGCGCAA GCGAGCTGCAGCAAATCAGTGTGCGGTACGCCGACGAAGACGCGTTGGCATCCGATGAGCAAAGCTCCAGTCAG GACGACTGCAGCGACGACGGCGGGCCGGCTTCCGACGCCTCGGCCTCCGAGGACTCGGCTCCGGCGTCCGACGCGTCCTCCTGGGCCGGGCGAGTCCACCGCGCCAAACA GCCCTGCATCCTCATCATGGACTCCCTGCGTGGTCCTGCCAGGTCCACGGTGGTCAAAACTCTGAGAGA GTACCTGGAGGTGGAGTGGCACGTGCGCAAGGGCACCCAGCGCAGCTTCGGAAGAGACCTGATGAAAGGTTCCAGTCCTCGGGTGCCTCAGCAGGACAACTTCAGCGATTGCGGCATTTACATCCTGCAGTACGTCGAGAGCTTCTTCGAG AATCCAATCGCCAACTTTCAGCCGCCCATCAATCTGTCCGAGTGGTTCCCTCAGCAGAGGATGAAGAGCAAACGTCAGGAGATCACCAGCCTGATCCTACACATTCAAGCGCGACAAGAAGCCGACAAACTCCGGGCCGAGCGGCCGGAGGCCTGGTCCGCTTCCTCGGAAGAGGCGGAGATCGAAGAGACTCCCGGGGGCGTCCTCGCCAACCCTCCGCTCACCTGA
- the LOC119117616 gene encoding sentrin-specific protease 6-like isoform X2: MAHNTGQFLHAPERSEARPNGGSSKPEWSFPVRAGRADEDKRGDSGVTTARDTDKRALMSSDGSKSPTLRSLSSADPLRTYEKCSSGVVRHKRFSFVASSLRASNYFIINPAPSQGLLLQGRRFQHAQMTSCLRKEASGGAPQADDEVLTCAGESAAVLMSSCLPSDDERSDIKRLVQHKRRGSATAAIYQTPCEDGDPCGNGPPCANGPPCANGPPCANSLACVSPPPPLRCQPCKGSPRADALPADGRSPLPAGPSYCHAAARKSARGRRKPADRRLDHPIVLSSDDEADDSGGVGSSGAGSGGAGNGGSPRPADSAHSSPAPCGGRVEAAVKSGGQQEQLSADLFEDTRIVIPRRSRMKDQFGKRPDSPRSKRSKVESLKCASIILPCRSVRVGTLRRMVTEPVVFSVEHVQLEMEGPEPHTVEKVSLRASELISCEWCSARKLPVLFFQTGPDECLRLRTQLGMTRECGGQWYDCAGQQSDEKYVVLIFVDGLDMKEQMILEDILGAIGGNNNIDNFPAKLSFDEANVRLVNFNKATKLKQDKVLPSLPPSVRKHSAARTKLRFHQRCVSRVQLKGVAARRSPLRRTFNAASFLEHEERDAADQRPTFSGPVIRLMVYPPPPAKGGISVTSEDLHCLNDGEFLNDVIIDFYLKYLVLEKLKKEDAQRIHVFSSFFYKRLTQREKGAVPDRSNNLPIHKRKHNRVKTWTRHVDLFDKDFIFVPINESAHWYLAVVCFPGTDPPSEELPEHCRPLSPDTDLLDGPPRGAGSPPSPDRPADEGRASELQQISVRYADEDALASDEQSSSQDDCSDDGGPASDASASEDSAPASDASSWAGRVHRAKQPCILIMDSLRGPARSTVVKTLREYLEVEWHVRKGTQRSFGRDLMKGSSPRVPQQDNFSDCGIYILQYVESFFENPIANFQPPINLSEWFPQQRMKSKRQEITSLILHIQARQEADKLRAERPEAWSASSEEAEIEETPGGVLANPPLT; the protein is encoded by the exons ATGGCCCATAACACGGGCCAGTTCTTACACG CCCCGGAAAGATCGGAGGCTCGTCCAAACGGCGGCAGCAGCAAACCCGAGTGGAGCTTCCCAGTGCGCGCCGGCCGAGCAGATGAGGACAAGCGCGGCGA CTCCGGCGTGACGACCGCGCGGGATACGGACAAGCGAGCGCTCATGTCCTCGGACGGGAGCAAG TCTCCCACTCTGAGGAGCCTTTCCTCCGCTGACCCCCTGAGGACGTATGAAAAGTGCTCCAGCGGTGTTGTGAGGCACAAGAGGTTCAG CTTTGTGGCGTCCTCGCTGCGCGCCAGCAACTACTTCATCATAAACCCCGCCCCTTCGCAAGGACTGCTGCTGCAGGGCCGCCGTTTTCAGCACGCGCAGATGACCTCCTGCCTCAG GAAGGAGGCGAGTGGCGGCGCGCCGCAGGCGGATGACGAGGTGCTGACGTGCGCCGGCGAGTCAG CCGCCGTCTTAATGTCGTCGTGTTTGCCTTCAGACGACGAGCGCTCCGACATCAAACGTCTGGTCCAGCACAAGAGGAGAGGATCGGCG ACGGCAGCCATCTACCAGACGCCGTGCGAGGATGGCGACCCCTGCGGGAACGGTCCGCCGTGCGCAAACGGTCCGCCGTGCGCAAACGGTCCGCCGTGCGCAAACAGTCTGGCGTGCGTGTCGCCCCCGCCGCCCCTCCGTTGTCAGCCTTGCAAGGGGTCCCCCCGCGCCGACGCTCTGCCCGCCGACGGCCGATCTCCTCTGCCGGCCGGCCCGTCTTACTGCCACGCCGCCGCTCGCAAGTCGGCCAGAGGGAGGCGCAAGCCGGCGGACCGCCGGCTCGACCACCCCA TCGTCCTGTCCAGCGACGACGAGGCAGACGACAGCGGCGGCGTGGGAAGCAGCGGTGCGGGAAGCGGCGGCGCGGGAAACGGCGGCTCGCCGCGGCCCGCCGACTCGGCGCACTCGTCGCCGGCGCCCTGCGGCGGCCGAGTGGAGGCAGCGGTGAAAAGCGGCGGCCAACAGGAGCAGCTGAGCGCTGACTTGTTTGAGGACACCAGGATTGTGATACCGCGCCGCAGCAGAATGAAGGACCAG TTTGGAAAGCGGCCCGATTCTCCCAGAAGCAAGCGATCCAAAGTGGAGTCGCTCAAATGCGCCAGCATCATTCTGCCGTGCCGGAGCGTCCGCGTGGGAACGCTGCGAAGGATGGTGACCGAGCCTGTGGTG TTTTCCGTGGAGCACGTCCAGCTGGAGATGGAAG GGCCGGAACCCCACACGGTGGAGAAGGTGTCGCTGCGGGCCTCGGAGCTCATCAGCTGCGAGTGGTGCAGCGCCCGCAAGCTGCCGGTCTTGTTCTTCCAGACCGGTCCGGACGAGTGCCTTCGCCTGCGCACGCAGCTGGGCATGACGCGCGAGTGCGGCGGCCAGTGGTACGACTGCGCCGGACAAC AGTCGGACGAGAAGTACGTGGTGCTCATCTTTGTGGACGGCCTGGATATGAAGGAGCAGATGATCCTGGAAGACATTTTGGGCGCCATTGGcggaaacaacaacattgaCAACTTTCCCGCCAAGCTGTCCTTTGACGAGGCCAACGTGCGCCTGGTCAACTTCAACAAGGCCACCAAGCTGAAGCAAGATAAGGtgcttccctccctccctccgtctGTCCGCAAACACAGCGCCGCCCGCACCAAATTGCGCTTCCATCAAAGATGCGTATCCCGTGTGCAGTTAAAGGGCGTTGCGGCGCGGCGCTCGCCGCTCAGGAGGACCTTCAACGCGGCGAGCTTCCTCGAGCACGAGGAGCGGGACGCGGCCGACCAGCGGCCCACCTTCTCCGGGCCCGTGATCAG GCTGATGGTGTACCCACCTCCTCCGGCCAAAGGGGGCATCTCGGTCACCAGCGAGGACCTCCACTGCCTTAACGACGGAGAGTTCctcaatgatgtcatcatcgatttttatttaaa ATATTTAGTGTTGGAGAAACTGAAGAAAGAAGATGCCCAAAGAATCCATGTGTTCAGCTCCTTCTTCTACAAGCGTCTCACCCAAAGGGAGAAGGGTGCCGTTCCCGACAGGAGCAACAACCTTCC TATCCACAAACGCAAGCACAACAGGGTGAAGACGTGGACGCGCCACGTGGATTTGTTCGACAAGGACTTTATCTTTGTTCCCATCAACGAGTC GGCTCACTGGTACTTGGCGGTCGTTTGCTTCCCGGGCACGGACCCCCCGTCGGAGGAGCTGCCGGAGCACTGCCGCCCGCTATCCCCGGACACGGACTTGCTGGACGGACCCCCGCGGGGCGCCGGCTCCCCTCCGTCACCCGACCGCCCTGCCGACGAGGGCCGCGCAA GCGAGCTGCAGCAAATCAGTGTGCGGTACGCCGACGAAGACGCGTTGGCATCCGATGAGCAAAGCTCCAGTCAG GACGACTGCAGCGACGACGGCGGGCCGGCTTCCGACGCCTCGGCCTCCGAGGACTCGGCTCCGGCGTCCGACGCGTCCTCCTGGGCCGGGCGAGTCCACCGCGCCAAACA GCCCTGCATCCTCATCATGGACTCCCTGCGTGGTCCTGCCAGGTCCACGGTGGTCAAAACTCTGAGAGA GTACCTGGAGGTGGAGTGGCACGTGCGCAAGGGCACCCAGCGCAGCTTCGGAAGAGACCTGATGAAAGGTTCCAGTCCTCGGGTGCCTCAGCAGGACAACTTCAGCGATTGCGGCATTTACATCCTGCAGTACGTCGAGAGCTTCTTCGAG AATCCAATCGCCAACTTTCAGCCGCCCATCAATCTGTCCGAGTGGTTCCCTCAGCAGAGGATGAAGAGCAAACGTCAGGAGATCACCAGCCTGATCCTACACATTCAAGCGCGACAAGAAGCCGACAAACTCCGGGCCGAGCGGCCGGAGGCCTGGTCCGCTTCCTCGGAAGAGGCGGAGATCGAAGAGACTCCCGGGGGCGTCCTCGCCAACCCTCCGCTCACCTGA
- the LOC119117616 gene encoding sentrin-specific protease 6-like isoform X3, whose product MAHNTGQFLHAPERSEARPNGGSSKPEWSFPVRAGRADEDKRGDSGVTTARDTDKRALMSSDGSKSPTLRSLSSADPLRTYEKCSSGVVRHKRFSFVASSLRASNYFIINPAPSQGLLLQGRRFQHAQMTSCLRKEASGGAPQADDEVLTCAGESAAVLMSSCLPSDDERSDIKRLVQHKRRGSATAPIYQTAAIYQTPCEDGDPCGNGPPCANGPPCANGPPCANSLACVSPPPPLRCQPCKGSPRADALPADGRSPLPAGPSYCHAAARKSARGRRKPADRRLDHPIVLSSDDEADGSGGAGNGGSPRPADSAHSSPAPCGGRVEAAVKSGGQQEQLSADLFEDTRIVIPRRSRMKDQFGKRPDSPRSKRSKVESLKCASIILPCRSVRVGTLRRMVTEPVVFSVEHVQLEMEGPEPHTVEKVSLRASELISCEWCSARKLPVLFFQTGPDECLRLRTQLGMTRECGGQWYDCAGQQSDEKYVVLIFVDGLDMKEQMILEDILGAIGGNNNIDNFPAKLSFDEANVRLVNFNKATKLKQDKVLPSLPPSVRKHSAARTKLRFHQRCVSRVQLKGVAARRSPLRRTFNAASFLEHEERDAADQRPTFSGPVIRLMVYPPPPAKGGISVTSEDLHCLNDGEFLNDVIIDFYLKYLVLEKLKKEDAQRIHVFSSFFYKRLTQREKGAVPDRSNNLPIHKRKHNRVKTWTRHVDLFDKDFIFVPINESAHWYLAVVCFPGTDPPSEELPEHCRPLSPDTDLLDGPPRGAGSPPSPDRPADEGRASELQQISVRYADEDALASDEQSSSQDDCSDDGGPASDASASEDSAPASDASSWAGRVHRAKQPCILIMDSLRGPARSTVVKTLREYLEVEWHVRKGTQRSFGRDLMKGSSPRVPQQDNFSDCGIYILQYVESFFENPIANFQPPINLSEWFPQQRMKSKRQEITSLILHIQARQEADKLRAERPEAWSASSEEAEIEETPGGVLANPPLT is encoded by the exons ATGGCCCATAACACGGGCCAGTTCTTACACG CCCCGGAAAGATCGGAGGCTCGTCCAAACGGCGGCAGCAGCAAACCCGAGTGGAGCTTCCCAGTGCGCGCCGGCCGAGCAGATGAGGACAAGCGCGGCGA CTCCGGCGTGACGACCGCGCGGGATACGGACAAGCGAGCGCTCATGTCCTCGGACGGGAGCAAG TCTCCCACTCTGAGGAGCCTTTCCTCCGCTGACCCCCTGAGGACGTATGAAAAGTGCTCCAGCGGTGTTGTGAGGCACAAGAGGTTCAG CTTTGTGGCGTCCTCGCTGCGCGCCAGCAACTACTTCATCATAAACCCCGCCCCTTCGCAAGGACTGCTGCTGCAGGGCCGCCGTTTTCAGCACGCGCAGATGACCTCCTGCCTCAG GAAGGAGGCGAGTGGCGGCGCGCCGCAGGCGGATGACGAGGTGCTGACGTGCGCCGGCGAGTCAG CCGCCGTCTTAATGTCGTCGTGTTTGCCTTCAGACGACGAGCGCTCCGACATCAAACGTCTGGTCCAGCACAAGAGGAGAGGATCGGCG ACGGCACCCATCTACCAGACGGCAGCCATCTACCAGACGCCGTGCGAGGATGGCGACCCCTGCGGGAACGGTCCGCCGTGCGCAAACGGTCCGCCGTGCGCAAACGGTCCGCCGTGCGCAAACAGTCTGGCGTGCGTGTCGCCCCCGCCGCCCCTCCGTTGTCAGCCTTGCAAGGGGTCCCCCCGCGCCGACGCTCTGCCCGCCGACGGCCGATCTCCTCTGCCGGCCGGCCCGTCTTACTGCCACGCCGCCGCTCGCAAGTCGGCCAGAGGGAGGCGCAAGCCGGCGGACCGCCGGCTCGACCACCCCA TCGTCCTGTCCAGCGACGACGAGGCAGAC GGAAGCGGCGGCGCGGGAAACGGCGGCTCGCCGCGGCCCGCCGACTCGGCGCACTCGTCGCCGGCGCCCTGCGGCGGCCGAGTGGAGGCAGCGGTGAAAAGCGGCGGCCAACAGGAGCAGCTGAGCGCTGACTTGTTTGAGGACACCAGGATTGTGATACCGCGCCGCAGCAGAATGAAGGACCAG TTTGGAAAGCGGCCCGATTCTCCCAGAAGCAAGCGATCCAAAGTGGAGTCGCTCAAATGCGCCAGCATCATTCTGCCGTGCCGGAGCGTCCGCGTGGGAACGCTGCGAAGGATGGTGACCGAGCCTGTGGTG TTTTCCGTGGAGCACGTCCAGCTGGAGATGGAAG GGCCGGAACCCCACACGGTGGAGAAGGTGTCGCTGCGGGCCTCGGAGCTCATCAGCTGCGAGTGGTGCAGCGCCCGCAAGCTGCCGGTCTTGTTCTTCCAGACCGGTCCGGACGAGTGCCTTCGCCTGCGCACGCAGCTGGGCATGACGCGCGAGTGCGGCGGCCAGTGGTACGACTGCGCCGGACAAC AGTCGGACGAGAAGTACGTGGTGCTCATCTTTGTGGACGGCCTGGATATGAAGGAGCAGATGATCCTGGAAGACATTTTGGGCGCCATTGGcggaaacaacaacattgaCAACTTTCCCGCCAAGCTGTCCTTTGACGAGGCCAACGTGCGCCTGGTCAACTTCAACAAGGCCACCAAGCTGAAGCAAGATAAGGtgcttccctccctccctccgtctGTCCGCAAACACAGCGCCGCCCGCACCAAATTGCGCTTCCATCAAAGATGCGTATCCCGTGTGCAGTTAAAGGGCGTTGCGGCGCGGCGCTCGCCGCTCAGGAGGACCTTCAACGCGGCGAGCTTCCTCGAGCACGAGGAGCGGGACGCGGCCGACCAGCGGCCCACCTTCTCCGGGCCCGTGATCAG GCTGATGGTGTACCCACCTCCTCCGGCCAAAGGGGGCATCTCGGTCACCAGCGAGGACCTCCACTGCCTTAACGACGGAGAGTTCctcaatgatgtcatcatcgatttttatttaaa ATATTTAGTGTTGGAGAAACTGAAGAAAGAAGATGCCCAAAGAATCCATGTGTTCAGCTCCTTCTTCTACAAGCGTCTCACCCAAAGGGAGAAGGGTGCCGTTCCCGACAGGAGCAACAACCTTCC TATCCACAAACGCAAGCACAACAGGGTGAAGACGTGGACGCGCCACGTGGATTTGTTCGACAAGGACTTTATCTTTGTTCCCATCAACGAGTC GGCTCACTGGTACTTGGCGGTCGTTTGCTTCCCGGGCACGGACCCCCCGTCGGAGGAGCTGCCGGAGCACTGCCGCCCGCTATCCCCGGACACGGACTTGCTGGACGGACCCCCGCGGGGCGCCGGCTCCCCTCCGTCACCCGACCGCCCTGCCGACGAGGGCCGCGCAA GCGAGCTGCAGCAAATCAGTGTGCGGTACGCCGACGAAGACGCGTTGGCATCCGATGAGCAAAGCTCCAGTCAG GACGACTGCAGCGACGACGGCGGGCCGGCTTCCGACGCCTCGGCCTCCGAGGACTCGGCTCCGGCGTCCGACGCGTCCTCCTGGGCCGGGCGAGTCCACCGCGCCAAACA GCCCTGCATCCTCATCATGGACTCCCTGCGTGGTCCTGCCAGGTCCACGGTGGTCAAAACTCTGAGAGA GTACCTGGAGGTGGAGTGGCACGTGCGCAAGGGCACCCAGCGCAGCTTCGGAAGAGACCTGATGAAAGGTTCCAGTCCTCGGGTGCCTCAGCAGGACAACTTCAGCGATTGCGGCATTTACATCCTGCAGTACGTCGAGAGCTTCTTCGAG AATCCAATCGCCAACTTTCAGCCGCCCATCAATCTGTCCGAGTGGTTCCCTCAGCAGAGGATGAAGAGCAAACGTCAGGAGATCACCAGCCTGATCCTACACATTCAAGCGCGACAAGAAGCCGACAAACTCCGGGCCGAGCGGCCGGAGGCCTGGTCCGCTTCCTCGGAAGAGGCGGAGATCGAAGAGACTCCCGGGGGCGTCCTCGCCAACCCTCCGCTCACCTGA